Proteins from a genomic interval of Schistocerca piceifrons isolate TAMUIC-IGC-003096 chromosome 3, iqSchPice1.1, whole genome shotgun sequence:
- the LOC124787854 gene encoding uncharacterized protein LOC124787854 isoform X4 has translation MTVKEEPCDKAAPVSPPSRSSSQEPSAADRDDTGSQNSVLVSTSTCLPNPGERGRGRGRRRSRWKLKFHHQALPPEYLDHYEAAMAQQDAAAAKSAQSKQQRPVPPLVPRRPPVIKREPEGQCTSTSPLTAAATAIERLHIVAAPSDISGKTYMDFQHRTEDSVITETSPRFARHNVNRNSERCVPPKGLLGSLLANTDSCLLADTGINKSSCESDHRRSSVIISSVSSGTDVNSNSCLNHSTASSGNVCSNTANKVMNYQDLPYMGEITLDNMKPRRGRKPKKADICHLIYKNYGTVFPGMTAKAVADTTEEWHGRQLNQPEPVICNTSTDVTAGTSVAHDSSFLRAKNGILESFKANVPLNHSDVQNRIISSLLEKRLTAVSHDPNRGTTVSADYLRNVGKVESRVDTENWDKAQGTSVLGEDEEPLNLCMKDLNQLKIRLLRKHDNFYESRTSEATTVKSEPPSPSEADHTEESESLLDDFPSECVIANSEPKVMLSATPDNEGVQEGLSMFPPSVCPNPSSVSVFPFDPNSAVIPPMPSGYVYWPSTGVFVHPMALQSQLLYYQKLGAIPIVPIAPEQSQGFVQSPLPSVNILPQVTATPSPTQTNPTKIVPGKDPKSTHSKTVIPKAFSMMVEANHKNSTNSTPTLSETSFTRMKRLAPLGNPPASGAPTKKKRSAIFIPPMPSENSTNPTTEVSICKFKFTGGAKPSLQEKKMLSVDSGGNFRYYSGTGDKSMRGYEFFPRESLQQSSAASSSSPSENFLTAASTMSGGDRNIPVKDNHTQGIFPLDSSRTHVQQFPVSNDMLTRELQNANVLNRTSEQSGAHFSTAHSTDHIFRPADVGEENSSQYHLSRRKRKTRKSLAREKLEQTFKEKGFLIQTQQLESAEGATYCKFRQLRKFTRYLFRSWKDYLPGNVREMSIAAGVSGVDGSPHQSPEGAVSEGELSSSSRSSPATQDPPEQPPVD, from the exons AGATGATACTGGGAGTCAAAATTCAGTTCTTGTATCCACATCTACTTGTTTGCCCAATCCCGGAGAAAGAGGCAGAGGAAG GGGACGACGCAGATCTCGCTGGAAGCTCAAATTCCATCACCAGGCTCTTCCACCAGAATATCTGGACCACTATGAAGCTGCAATGGCTCAGCAGGATGCAGCTGCTGCAAAATCTGCCCAGAGCAAGCAGCAACGTCCAGTTCCTCCCCTTGTCCCACGCCGCCCCCCTGTCATCAAGCGGGAACCTGAGGGTCAGTGTACATCGACTTCCCCACTGACTGCTGCAGCTACTGCAATTGAAAGACTGCATATAGTAGCAGCACCTAGTGATATATCTGGCAAAACCTATATGGATTTTCAACATAGAACTGAAGACAGTGTAATTACTGAAACATCTCCTAGATTTGCAAGACATAATGTCAACAGAAACAGTGAAAGGTGTGTTCCACCAAAAGGACTTTTGGGAAGCcttttagcaaacactgatagtTGCCTCCTTGCAGATACAGGAATCAACAAATCATCTTGTGAGAGTGACCACAGAAGATCATCAGTCATCATATCATCTGTATCAAGTGGAACTGATGTGAACAGCAACAGCTGCTTAAACCATTCTACAGCATCAAGTGGAAATGTATGTTCTAACACTGCAAATAAGGTAATGAACTATCAGGACCTGCCATATATGGGAGAAATAACTCTTGACAACATGAAGCCACGGAGaggaagaaaaccaaagaaagctGACATATGCCATTTAATTTACAAGAATTATGGCACTGTTTTTCCTGGCATGACTGCAAAGGCTGTTGCAGATACTACTGAAGAGTGGCATGGAAGACAATTAAATCAGCCTGAACCAGTCATATGTAACACATCCACTGATGTCACAGCTGGTACCAGTGTTGCACATGACTCATCATTTTTAAGGGCTAAGAATGGAATTCTTGAATCTTTTAAGGCCAATGTACCACTCAATCACAGTGATGTTCAGAACAGGATTATCAGCAGTTTACTGGAAAAGCGACTGACAGCTGTGTCACATGACCCTAATCGAGGAACTACAGTAAGTGCAGATTATTTACGTAATGTTGGTAAAGTGGAATCTCGAGTTGACACAGAGAATTGGGACAAAGCCCAAGGGACTTCAGTATTAGGTGAGGATGAGGAACCACTGAATCTTTGCATGAAAGACTTGAATCAGCTAAAAATTAGACTGTTAAGGAAACATGACAATTTTTATGAGTCAAGAACCAGTGAAGCTACCACAGTAAAAAGTGAACCCCCATCACCGAGTGAGGCGGACCACACAGAAGAAAGTGAATCTCTGCTTGATGACTTTCCCAGTGAGTGTGTGATTGCAAATAGTGAGCCCAAAGTCATGCTTTCTGCAACACCGGATAATGAAGGTGTACAAGAAGGTTTAAGTATGTTTCCTCCTTCAGTGTGTCCAAATCCGTCCTCAGTGTCAGTATTTCCATTTGATCCTAACAGTGCTGTCATTCCACCTATGCCTTCTGGATATGTGTACTGGCCAAGTACAGGAGTCTTTGTGCATCCAATGGCTCTTCAATCACAACTTCTATATTACCAGAAGTTAGGCGCAATACCCATAGTGCCTATTGCTCCAGAGCAGAGTCAAGGGTTCGTCCAATCACCTTTGCCATCAGTAAACATTTTGCCACAGGTCACTGCAACACCATCTCCTACCCAAACAAATCCTACCAAAATTGTTCCTGGGAAAGACCCTAAGTCAACACACAGTAAAACTGTGATTCCTAAAGCATTTTCAATGATGGTAGAAGCCAATCATAAAAATTCTACTAATTCCACACCCACATTGTCTGAAACCAGTTTTACTAGGATGAAGCGACTGGCACCATTGGGCAACCCTCCAGCCTCTGGAGCTCCAACAAAAAAGAAACGCTCTGCAATTTTCATTCCACCCATGCCAAGTGAAAATAGTACTAACCCCACAACTGAAGTCAGCATATGCAAATTCAAGTTTACAGGAGGGGCTAAACCAAGCCTTCAAGAAAAGAAAATGCTTTCTGTAGATTCTGGAGGTAATTTTCGTTACTACAGTGGAACAGGTGATAAATCTATGAGAGGGTATGAATTCTTTCCAAGAGAATCACTTCAACAATCAAGTGCAGCATCATCATCGTCTCCATCTGagaattttcttacagctgctTCAACCATGAGTGGAGGTGACAGAAatatccctgtgaaagataatCACACGCAAGGAATTTTTCCACTAGACAGTTCAAGAACTCATGTTCAGCAATTTCCAGTGTCTAATGATATGCTAACAAGAGAACTGCAGAATGCTAATGTACTGAATAGGACTTCTGAACAAAGTGGGGCTCATTTCAGTACTGCACACAGCACTGATCATATCTTCAGGCCTGCAGATGTCGGTGAGGAAAATTCTTCACAATATCATTTATCACGTCGCAAACGGAAAACGAGAAAGTCTTTGGCTCGAGAAAAGTTGGAGCAGACATTTAAGGAAAAAGGATTTCTTATACAGACTCAACAGTTGGAATCTGCAGAAGGAGCCACCTACTGCAAATTCAGGCAGTTGAGAAAATTCACTCGTTACCTTTTTCGCTCATGGAAAGATTATTTACCAGGTAATGTTCGTGAGATGTCCATTGCAGCAGGTGTATCAGGAGTTGATGGTTCCCCACATCAGAGTCCTGAAGGAGCAGTATCAGAAGGAGAACTGTCTTCTAGTAGTCGTTCCTCACCAGCTACACAAGACCCTCCTGAACAGCCTCCAGTTGACTAA